From a single Paraburkholderia largidicola genomic region:
- a CDS encoding Lrp/AsnC family transcriptional regulator translates to MMTNCSLDRLDVKILSALQKRGRISNVDLADAVGLSPSPCLTGVKRLERAGFIVGYGAQIQIKKLGDFQIVFTKVTLADHRRGDFVRFIDAIQNVDEIMECHHATGGYDYLLKFVTRNVSHYQGVMEALLERDIGIEKYFSYVIIESPVVKQYYRLETLVSPQ, encoded by the coding sequence ATGATGACGAATTGCTCGCTTGATCGTCTGGACGTCAAAATCCTCAGCGCTCTGCAGAAGCGCGGCCGCATTAGCAATGTCGACTTGGCCGATGCCGTTGGACTTTCGCCCAGCCCGTGTCTAACCGGTGTCAAGAGGCTCGAGAGAGCCGGATTCATTGTTGGCTATGGAGCGCAGATCCAAATCAAAAAACTCGGCGACTTTCAAATAGTGTTCACCAAAGTCACGCTAGCAGACCACCGTCGCGGAGATTTCGTGCGCTTTATAGATGCGATTCAAAACGTCGACGAAATCATGGAGTGCCACCATGCCACGGGCGGCTACGACTACCTGCTCAAATTCGTGACGCGCAACGTCAGCCACTACCAGGGCGTAATGGAGGCGCTGCTGGAACGTGACATTGGAATCGAAAAGTACTTTAGCTATGTGATCATCGAGTCGCCAGTTGTGAAGCAGTATTATCGTCTCGAGACCCTTGTCTCTCCGCAATGA
- a CDS encoding LysR substrate-binding domain-containing protein, whose amino-acid sequence MDSVALAKKLVKAGLEYSIVTSTAIRDEVARGEIVAKPITRPSTRSSLALTTLREQPMSRFAIASTEMLREKLV is encoded by the coding sequence GTGGACAGCGTCGCACTCGCGAAGAAACTCGTTAAAGCGGGCCTCGAATACTCGATCGTCACGTCTACCGCCATCCGCGACGAAGTGGCGCGCGGCGAGATAGTTGCGAAACCCATCACCCGCCCCTCGACACGATCCTCCTTGGCATTGACAACCTTGCGCGAGCAACCAATGTCCAGATTTGCAATCGCCTCGACCGAAATGTTGCGCGAGAAGCTTGTGTA